From Leishmania braziliensis MHOM/BR/75/M2904 complete genome, chromosome 22, a single genomic window includes:
- a CDS encoding putative ribonucleoside-diphosphate reductase small chain: protein MAGESKAIAEGAAPAKRVRTEEVETGIERPSGEAARVSSPSTAEDLVIKPIATDAEVLLADKVAEGTNAEEEPLQQENPFRYVLFPIQYHDIWRKYKEQESCIWTVEEIDLGNDMKDWVALNDGERHFIKHVLAFFAGSDGIVVENLAQRFMSDVKVPEARAFYGFQLMMENIHSETYSVLLDTYITDSEEKLRLLHAIQTIPCIQKKAEWAVRWIGSSASFQERLIGFAAVEGIFFSGSFCALFWLKKRGLMPGLTFSNELISRDEGLHTDFACLLYNSHIKHKLPRERVLEIIVDAVNIEREFICDALPVRLIGMNAELMAQYIEFVADRLLVSLGEEKHYNATQPFDFMEMISLQGKTNFFEKKVGEYQKAGVMSAEGTSKKFSLSEDF, encoded by the coding sequence ATGGCTGGCGAGTCGAAGGCGATTGCTGAgggcgcagcgcctgcaaAGCGTGTGAGGactgaggaggtggagacggGGATTGAGCGGCCATCTGGCGAGGCGGCCCGCGTGTCAAGCCCATCGACAGCGGAGGATCTCGTCATAAAGCCAATCGCGACCGacgccgaggtgctgctggcggacaAGGTTGCCGAGGGGACGaacgcggaggaggagccgctgcagcaggagaaccCGTTCCGCTACGTTCTCTTCCCCATCCAGTACCACGATATCTGGCGCAAGTACAAGGAGCAGGAGAGCTGCATCTGGACGGTAGAGGAGATCGACCTGGGCAACGACATGAAGGACTGGGTGGCGCTGAACGACGGGGAACGGCACTTTATCAAGCACGTgcttgccttcttcgccggGAGCGACGGCATCGTCGTCGAGAATCTTGCCCAGCGTTTCATGAGCGACGTGAAGGTGCCGGAGGCGCGCGCGTTCTACGGATTCCAGCTGATGATGGAGAACATCCACTCAGAGACATACTCTGTGCTACTGGACACGTACATCACAGACAGCGAGGAgaagctgcggctgctgcacgcgaTCCAGACGATCCCATGCATCCAGAAGAAGGCGGAGTGGGCCGTGCGGTGGATTGGGAGCAGCGCGAGCTTCCAGGAGCGGCTGATCGGCTTTGCCGCAGTGGAGGGCATCTTCTTTTCCGGATCCTTCTGCGCGCTGTTCTGGCTGAAGAAGCGCGGTCTGATGCCGGGGTTGACGTTCAGCAACGAGCTCATCTCGCGCGACGAGGGCCTACACACGGACTTCGCGTGTCTGCTGTACAACTCGCACATCAAGCACAAACTGCCGCGCGAGCGCGTGCTGGAGATCATTGTGGATGCGGTGAACATCGAACGCGAGTTCATCTGCGACGCGCTTCCGGTGCGGCTGATTGGCATGAATGCCGAGCTGATGGCGCAGTACATTGAGTTCGTCGCGGACCGGCTGCTTGTGTCGCTGGGCGAGGAGAAGCACTACAACGCGACTCAGCCCTTTGACTTCATGGAGATGATCTCGCTGCAGGGCAAAACGAACTTCTTCGAGAAGAAGGTGGGCGAGTACCAGAAGGCCGGCGTGATGAGCGCGGAGGGGACGTCGAAGAAGTTCTCCCTCTCAGAGGACTTCTAG
- the ATG12 gene encoding putative ATG12/APG12, which translates to MPAPPPPPLLPPPPRTYYQYMHSFECRCLLSSKIRRLYGAGTVPIIVEPTESYLRLSPPPASPHSKAKSSTGSTGGAGGYARHRQLFTSDGANASVTVSSTASAFTSPSTKSTLKCVLPCSKSVAEVILALRGRLALDSCQSLFLSVGENNVLVPGNSLLGDLYERYRNPDGFLYLGYLLENTFGGDVRSTAEEAAVIL; encoded by the coding sequence atgcctgcgccaccaccaccaccactgctgccgccgccacctcgcacCTACTACCAGTACATGCATTCCTTTGAatgccgctgcctgctgtCCAGCAAAATCCGCAGGTTATACGGCGCCGGCACGGTTCCCATCATTGTAGAGCCGACGGAGAGTTACCTGCgactgtcgccgccgccggcctccCCGCACAGCAAGGCAAAGTCGTCCACTGGTTCAacaggcggtgctggtggctACGCACGGCACAGGCAGCTATTCACCAGTGACGGTGCCAACGCGAGTGTGACGGTATCCTCGACAGCATCTGCCTTCACTTCCCCATCAACGAAGAGTACGCTCAAGTGCGTCTTGCCGTGCTCTAAGTCCGTGGCGGAGGTTATTTTGGCTTTGCGAGGCCGCCTCGCCTTGGACAGTTGTCAGTCGCTATTTCTGTCTGTTGGGGAGAACAACGTACTCGTGCCTGGCAACTCCCTTCTCGGCGACCTCTACGAGCGCTACCGCAACCCAGACGGCTTTCTATACCTTGGCTACTTGTTAGAGAACACCTTCGGCGGGGATGTGCGCTCCACCGCGGAAGAAGCTGCCGTGATACTGTGA